One part of the Gossypium raimondii isolate GPD5lz chromosome 1, ASM2569854v1, whole genome shotgun sequence genome encodes these proteins:
- the LOC105785430 gene encoding zinc finger protein GIS, whose amino-acid sequence MNPLFYRSHFRPILATFLFPFFSLLPRFDFPLQFSSVQPKEKEAATSMEKETRDFMNVESFSQLPFIRPSPVKEKGAIRLFGKDFGCGDSATEATESYNNNNNEDTTKDNENGDNNNNSSRRFECHYCCRNFPTSQALGGHQNAHKRERQHAKRQHNNSFSLSDAHNDIYGFFNYRLPSPSMPSMPAYPSWNNTINARFSNPPPPINGNPLGVWRIPATLQTNSCNFNRDRSSAHPLPLFAGDEFLPSSQAGGGGDSSSESHRYVYETKASVKDNVSLDLHL is encoded by the coding sequence ATGAATCCCTTGTTTTATAGGTCCCACTTCCGCCCAATATTAGCTACCTTcctctttcctttcttttctctgcTCCCTCGTTTTGATTTTCCCCTTCAATTCTCTTCTGTGCAAcccaaagaaaaagaagcagcCACTTCCATGGAGAAGGAAACACGCGATTTCATGAACGTGGAATCCTTCTCCCAGCTTCCCTTTATCCGCCCTTCCCCTGTTAAAGAAAAGGGTGCTATTCGTTTATTCGGCAAGGACTTCGGCTGCGGCGACTCAGCGACGGAGGCCACCGAGTcctacaacaacaacaacaatgaaGACACTACCAAGGACAACGAGAATGgagataataataacaacagcAGCAGAAGATTTGAGTGTCACTATTGTTGCAGAAACTTCCCCACTTCCCAAGCTTTAGGTGGCCACCAAAACGCTCACAAAAGGGAACGCCAACATGCCAAACGGCAACACaacaattctttttctttatccGATGCTCATAATGATATTTATGGCTTTTTTAACTATAGGCTACCCTCACCCTCGATGCCATCAATGCCTGCTTACCCTTCATGGAACAATACCATTAACGCTAGGTTTTCTAACCCTCCACCACCCATCAATGGCAACCCACTGGGTGTTTGGAGAATCCCTGCTACGCTTCAAACTAACTCCTGTAATTTCAACCGTGACCGTTCATCAGCGCATCCGTTGCCGTTGTTCGCCGGCGATGAGTTTCTGCCGTCGTCTCAGGCTGGCGGTGGTGGTGATTCAAGTTCCGAGAGTCATAGGTACGTTTATGAAACGAAGGCAAGCGTTAAAGACAATGTTAGCTTGGATCTACATCTGTAA